The following coding sequences are from one Nicotiana tomentosiformis chromosome 3, ASM39032v3, whole genome shotgun sequence window:
- the LOC104095094 gene encoding superoxide dismutase [Fe], chloroplastic isoform X1: MMAATASTTLTSVFLPFQGFRESCRSLNWRTHKKQLARKAGPVKVTAKFELTPPPYPMNALEPHMSHTTFEYHWGKHHRAYVDNLNKQIDGTKLDGMTLEDIILITYNRGDLLPPFNNAAQAWNHQFFWDSMKPSGGGKPSGELLELINRDFGSFEAFVKEFKAAAATQFGSGWAWLAYKANRLNVGNASNPHPTDEDKKLVVVKTPNAVNPLVWDYSPLLTIDVWEHAYYLDFRNRRPDYISIFMEKLVSWEAVSSRLEVAKAKAAEREEEEERKKREEEEEYKAGGEVREMYVESTDSDAE, from the exons ATGATGGCCGCTACAGCTTCTACTACTCTCACCTCTGTATTTCTTCCTTTCCAAG GATTTCGTGAGTCATGTCGAAGCCTAAATTGGAGAACCCACAAG AAACAGTTGGCTAGAAAAGCTGGTCCTGTTAAAGTTACAGCTAAATTTGAGCTGACGCCACCACCTTATCCCATG AATGCTCTGGAGCCACATATGAGCCATACTACATTCGAATACCACTGGGGGAAACATCACAGGGCTTATGTAGATAACTTAAACAAGCAAATAGATGGAACAAAACTGGATGGAATGACACTAGAGGACATAATACTTATTACATATAACAGAGGTGATCTCCTTCCACCATTCAACAATGCTGCACAG GCTTGGAATCATCAATTCTTCTGGGATTCTATGAAGCCTAGTGGAGGAGGAAAGCCATCTGGTGAACTATTAGAACTAATTAACAGAGACTTTGGTTCCTTTGAAGCATTTGTTAAAGAATTTAAGGCAGCCGCAGCAACACAATTTGGTTCTGGGTGGGCTTGGCTTGCGT ACAAAGCAAATAGACTTAATGTAGGAAACGCGTCAAATCCCCATCCTACCGATGAGGACAAAAAGCTTGTAGTGGTGAAAACTCCTAATGCTGTAAACCCTCTCGTGTGGGATTACTCA CCTCTCCTCACTATTGACGTTTGGGAG CATGCTTACTATCTCGACTTTCGG AATCGGCGCCCTGACTACATATCAATTTTTATGGAGAAGCTTGTATCATGGGAGGCGGTGAGTTCTAGGCTTGAAGTAGCAAAAGCTAAAGCCGCTGAAcgggaagaagaagaggagaggaAGAAAAGAGAGGAGGAAGAGGAATATAAAGCAGGTGGTGAAGTTAGAGAGATGTATGTGGAAAGTACAGATTCTGATGCGGAATAA
- the LOC104095094 gene encoding superoxide dismutase [Fe], chloroplastic isoform X2, whose protein sequence is MNALEPHMSHTTFEYHWGKHHRAYVDNLNKQIDGTKLDGMTLEDIILITYNRGDLLPPFNNAAQAWNHQFFWDSMKPSGGGKPSGELLELINRDFGSFEAFVKEFKAAAATQFGSGWAWLAYKANRLNVGNASNPHPTDEDKKLVVVKTPNAVNPLVWDYSPLLTIDVWEHAYYLDFRNRRPDYISIFMEKLVSWEAVSSRLEVAKAKAAEREEEEERKKREEEEEYKAGGEVREMYVESTDSDAE, encoded by the exons ATG AATGCTCTGGAGCCACATATGAGCCATACTACATTCGAATACCACTGGGGGAAACATCACAGGGCTTATGTAGATAACTTAAACAAGCAAATAGATGGAACAAAACTGGATGGAATGACACTAGAGGACATAATACTTATTACATATAACAGAGGTGATCTCCTTCCACCATTCAACAATGCTGCACAG GCTTGGAATCATCAATTCTTCTGGGATTCTATGAAGCCTAGTGGAGGAGGAAAGCCATCTGGTGAACTATTAGAACTAATTAACAGAGACTTTGGTTCCTTTGAAGCATTTGTTAAAGAATTTAAGGCAGCCGCAGCAACACAATTTGGTTCTGGGTGGGCTTGGCTTGCGT ACAAAGCAAATAGACTTAATGTAGGAAACGCGTCAAATCCCCATCCTACCGATGAGGACAAAAAGCTTGTAGTGGTGAAAACTCCTAATGCTGTAAACCCTCTCGTGTGGGATTACTCA CCTCTCCTCACTATTGACGTTTGGGAG CATGCTTACTATCTCGACTTTCGG AATCGGCGCCCTGACTACATATCAATTTTTATGGAGAAGCTTGTATCATGGGAGGCGGTGAGTTCTAGGCTTGAAGTAGCAAAAGCTAAAGCCGCTGAAcgggaagaagaagaggagaggaAGAAAAGAGAGGAGGAAGAGGAATATAAAGCAGGTGGTGAAGTTAGAGAGATGTATGTGGAAAGTACAGATTCTGATGCGGAATAA